The following coding sequences lie in one Jonesia denitrificans DSM 20603 genomic window:
- the fdxA gene encoding ferredoxin produces the protein MTYVIAKPCVDVKDKACIEECPVDCIYEGNRSLYIHPDECVDCGACEPVCPVEAIYYEDDVPEEWSEFYQANVEFFDDLGSPGGAAKMGQIDKDHAIVEALPPQA, from the coding sequence GTGACCTACGTGATCGCCAAGCCTTGCGTCGACGTCAAGGACAAAGCGTGCATCGAGGAATGCCCCGTTGATTGCATTTACGAGGGAAACCGTTCGCTGTACATCCACCCTGATGAATGTGTGGATTGTGGTGCGTGCGAACCGGTGTGCCCGGTGGAGGCAATCTACTACGAAGATGATGTCCCTGAAGAGTGGTCAGAGTTCTATCAGGCGAACGTTGAGTTTTTTGACGATCTCGGTTCCCCTGGTGGTGCAGCAAAGATGGGGCAGATCGATAAGGATCACGCCATCGTTGAGGCACTTCCACCTCAGGCGTGA
- the dapC gene encoding succinyldiaminopimelate transaminase — MGFADISHIAFPWDLLTGFAAHARAHRDGLIDLSVGTPIDDTPEIIQQALAQAASAPGYPATAGSVDLRQAVVEWFARRRQVPGLDPRGVMPTVGSKEFVGLVASLLGLGPGDVVVHPDVAYPTYDVGARLAGAAPFAASDVDQWRHNPRVRLVWVNSPGNPHGRVASISELRDVVHAARALGAVVISDECYAELAWSPELRDGGVPSLLDPRVTDGDLSNLLVTYSLSKQSSIAGYRAAFVAGDVSVVQRLIATRKHLGMIVPAPVQHAMAVALRDDAHVADQRARYGRRRALMRPVLESAGVALSHSEAGLYLWGSASRALGTLSDEATRLAVTARGELPGECWDVVGYFADRGILVAPGAFYGRAGADHVRIALTSSDSSIDQFITRLS; from the coding sequence GTGGGGTTTGCTGACATTTCCCACATTGCATTTCCGTGGGACCTGCTTACTGGCTTTGCTGCGCATGCGCGTGCACACCGGGACGGCTTGATTGATCTGTCTGTGGGGACTCCCATTGACGACACCCCTGAGATTATTCAACAGGCGCTTGCGCAGGCTGCTAGTGCTCCTGGATATCCGGCGACTGCGGGTAGTGTTGATCTGCGTCAGGCGGTGGTTGAGTGGTTTGCGCGCCGCCGTCAGGTGCCAGGGCTTGATCCACGCGGAGTGATGCCCACGGTCGGTTCCAAGGAGTTTGTGGGACTGGTGGCATCATTGTTGGGGTTGGGACCAGGCGACGTTGTCGTGCACCCTGATGTTGCTTACCCCACCTACGATGTGGGTGCGCGGCTTGCCGGGGCGGCACCTTTCGCGGCGTCTGATGTGGATCAGTGGCGTCATAACCCTCGGGTGCGGTTGGTGTGGGTGAACTCGCCAGGGAACCCCCATGGCCGTGTTGCCTCAATTTCTGAGTTACGCGATGTTGTACATGCTGCTCGAGCGCTTGGTGCAGTGGTCATTAGCGATGAGTGCTATGCAGAGTTGGCGTGGTCACCTGAGTTACGAGACGGCGGTGTACCGAGCCTGTTGGATCCACGGGTCACTGACGGTGATCTTTCCAACCTTCTGGTGACGTATTCGTTGTCGAAACAGTCCTCAATTGCGGGTTATCGGGCCGCGTTTGTGGCAGGTGACGTTTCTGTTGTGCAGAGGCTCATTGCGACTCGTAAGCACCTGGGAATGATTGTTCCTGCACCGGTGCAACACGCGATGGCTGTTGCTCTTCGTGACGATGCGCATGTTGCTGATCAGCGTGCCCGCTATGGTCGCCGCCGAGCGCTGATGCGTCCTGTTCTTGAGAGTGCTGGTGTTGCGTTGTCACATTCTGAAGCTGGATTGTATCTGTGGGGATCGGCATCACGTGCGCTGGGTACGTTGTCTGATGAAGCGACCCGACTCGCAGTGACTGCGAGGGGAGAACTCCCCGGTGAGTGCTGGGATGTTGTCGGTTACTTCGCTGACCGGGGAATTCTTGTGGCGCCAGGGGCTTTTTATGGTCGGGCTGGTGCCGATCACGTTCGGATTGCTTTGACCAGTTCCGACTCAAGTATTGACCAATTCATTACCCGACTCTCATAA
- a CDS encoding citrate synthase: MSDNPQAHVSLHVGDDTHELPIVRANEGNDGIVVSSLLKSTSMVTVDPGFMNTASCESQITYIDGDAGILRYRGYPIDQLAEKSSFLEVAYLLIHGELPTADELSAFEARVNRHTLVPEGFRTFMGTFPVKAHPMAVMASAINALSTFYPESLNPFDDDTVELATVLLLAKARTITSYLHRRRHGEPLLYPDYSRGYVEDFLRMTFSAPYHSYDVDPTVVDALDKLLILHADHEQNCSTSTVRVVGSSHANLYASVAAGINALSGPLHGGANESVLQMLTAISENGGDPKQFMERVKNKEDGVRLMGFGHRVYKNYDPRAAIVKESAHAVLATLGQQDELLDIAMELEEIALNDDYFISRKLYPNVDFYTGLIYKAMGFEPAMFTPLFALGRMPGWIAQWREMMKDPQTKIGRPRQIYTGATERNYVDLANRPPSGSATH; the protein is encoded by the coding sequence ATGTCTGACAACCCACAGGCACATGTATCGCTGCACGTAGGGGATGACACCCATGAACTGCCCATCGTGCGGGCGAACGAAGGAAATGACGGAATCGTTGTTTCATCTTTGCTGAAGTCCACGTCGATGGTGACCGTAGACCCAGGCTTCATGAACACCGCATCATGCGAATCACAAATCACCTACATTGATGGTGATGCTGGGATCCTTCGCTACCGTGGTTACCCCATTGATCAACTAGCGGAGAAATCCTCGTTCCTCGAGGTCGCCTACCTCCTCATTCATGGGGAACTACCCACAGCAGACGAGCTGTCAGCCTTCGAAGCTCGCGTCAACCGGCACACCCTTGTTCCTGAAGGGTTCCGTACCTTCATGGGAACATTCCCGGTGAAAGCGCACCCAATGGCCGTCATGGCGTCGGCCATTAATGCACTGTCGACCTTCTACCCGGAGTCGCTGAACCCCTTTGACGACGACACTGTCGAACTCGCCACTGTGCTGTTGCTAGCAAAAGCGCGCACAATCACCTCCTACCTTCACCGGCGCCGCCATGGTGAACCGTTGCTCTACCCCGATTACTCACGCGGGTACGTGGAAGACTTCCTCCGCATGACATTCTCCGCGCCCTACCACAGCTACGATGTGGACCCCACGGTGGTTGACGCACTCGACAAACTCCTCATCTTGCACGCAGACCATGAGCAAAACTGCTCCACCTCAACCGTGCGTGTCGTCGGGTCAAGTCACGCGAATCTCTACGCATCTGTTGCCGCGGGGATCAACGCATTGTCTGGTCCACTCCACGGTGGCGCCAACGAATCTGTCCTTCAAATGCTCACGGCCATTTCCGAAAACGGGGGAGACCCCAAACAATTCATGGAGCGTGTCAAGAACAAAGAAGACGGCGTACGCCTCATGGGCTTTGGCCACCGGGTCTACAAGAATTACGACCCACGGGCCGCGATCGTCAAAGAGTCCGCACACGCTGTGTTAGCGACCCTGGGACAGCAAGACGAACTCCTGGATATCGCCATGGAACTTGAAGAAATCGCTCTCAACGACGACTACTTCATCTCCCGTAAGCTCTACCCGAACGTCGACTTCTACACCGGGCTCATCTACAAGGCAATGGGATTTGAACCAGCCATGTTCACCCCACTCTTTGCGCTAGGGCGCATGCCAGGGTGGATCGCCCAATGGCGCGAGATGATGAAGGACCCACAAACCAAGATCGGGCGACCACGTCAGATCTACACCGGGGCAACAGAGCGCAACTACGTTGATCTAGCGAACCGACCACCATCGGGCAGCGCCACTCACTAA
- the dapD gene encoding 2,3,4,5-tetrahydropyridine-2,6-dicarboxylate N-succinyltransferase: MADNLSRTAWGHGLATIAADGTVLDVWYPSPALTPAPDDLTVPSELTALEGRDDDRDVSLSTVTTVIDVDEAPADAADVYLRLHLLSHRLVRPHTINLDGVFGALANVVWTSAGPCSPHNFEVTRARLRRRGTVTIQSVDKFPRMVDYVLPSGVRIADADRVRLGAHLAEGTTVMHEGFVNFNAGTLGTSMVEGRISAGVVVGDGSDIGGGASIMGTLSGGGKEVISIGERSLLGANSGLGISLGDDCIIEAGLYVTAGTKVHVVGQTNKDGYPLVVKARELSGQPNLLFRRNSLTGQVEVVERTGHGITLNADLHAN, translated from the coding sequence ATGGCTGATAATCTCTCTCGAACTGCGTGGGGCCATGGCCTCGCGACGATCGCTGCTGACGGTACTGTGCTGGATGTGTGGTATCCGTCTCCGGCGCTGACCCCTGCACCTGATGACCTTACGGTCCCCTCAGAATTGACCGCGTTGGAAGGCCGTGACGACGACCGGGATGTCTCCCTGTCAACAGTGACGACCGTAATTGATGTGGATGAGGCACCTGCAGATGCTGCAGACGTGTATCTTCGGCTGCACCTGCTCTCTCACCGTCTCGTGCGCCCGCACACGATCAACCTTGACGGTGTCTTTGGGGCGCTTGCCAATGTGGTGTGGACCAGTGCTGGTCCCTGTTCTCCGCACAACTTTGAAGTGACACGTGCGCGGTTACGGCGACGGGGAACTGTGACCATCCAGTCGGTGGATAAGTTCCCTCGCATGGTTGACTACGTTCTGCCAAGTGGTGTGCGTATTGCTGATGCGGACCGTGTCCGTTTGGGAGCTCACCTCGCTGAGGGCACCACTGTGATGCACGAAGGGTTCGTCAACTTCAACGCGGGTACCCTGGGGACTTCTATGGTCGAGGGCCGGATTTCGGCTGGTGTGGTTGTCGGTGATGGTTCTGACATCGGCGGTGGCGCATCAATCATGGGAACGCTATCTGGTGGTGGTAAAGAGGTTATTTCGATCGGGGAACGCTCATTGCTTGGCGCGAACTCTGGTCTGGGAATCTCTCTGGGTGATGATTGCATCATCGAAGCTGGGTTGTATGTGACTGCGGGCACGAAGGTTCATGTCGTTGGGCAAACGAATAAAGATGGGTACCCACTTGTTGTGAAGGCCCGTGAACTGTCAGGGCAACCGAATCTTTTGTTCCGTCGCAACTCGCTCACTGGTCAGGTTGAGGTTGTGGAGCGCACTGGTCATGGGATTACGTTGAACGCGGATCTCCACGCAAACTAA
- the dapE gene encoding succinyl-diaminopimelate desuccinylase, giving the protein MHQHTTNPLTAAAAHGPIALTRAVCDIESVSGNERELADAVEDLLTQATHLTVTRIGNNVIARTNLGRDRRVVIAGHLDTVPVASNLPSEQRTIDGRECIWGRGTVDMKAGVAVHLALALELDNPHHDITWCFYDNEEVDAHLNGLGVVHRTQPELLTGDFAILGEPSNAIIEGGCNGTLRAVITTKGIAAHSARSWMGDNAIHAAADILVRLSAYEPATITVDGLDYREGLNATGITGGIAGNVIPDLCEVMVNYRYAPSRSLDEAEAHVRSVFHGYEVRIVDKAPAARPGLDAPMAADFAKAVRCATGQQPAPKYGWTDVARFAELGIPAVNFGPGNPSLAHHDNEHCPTSDITAVYNSLKAWLSAPNS; this is encoded by the coding sequence GTGCACCAGCACACGACGAACCCCTTGACCGCTGCAGCTGCCCACGGCCCCATCGCTCTCACTCGCGCAGTGTGTGACATCGAATCAGTCAGCGGGAACGAACGCGAACTCGCAGACGCCGTTGAGGACCTGCTCACGCAAGCCACCCACCTCACAGTGACGCGCATCGGCAATAACGTTATCGCGCGCACCAACCTGGGACGGGACCGTCGAGTCGTCATCGCTGGGCACCTCGACACAGTCCCCGTTGCGAGCAACCTTCCCAGTGAACAACGCACCATCGACGGACGTGAGTGTATTTGGGGTCGCGGAACCGTCGACATGAAAGCAGGAGTTGCAGTTCACCTGGCACTCGCACTCGAACTGGACAACCCACACCACGACATCACCTGGTGCTTTTACGACAACGAAGAAGTTGACGCCCACCTCAACGGCCTTGGCGTGGTCCACCGAACCCAACCTGAACTGCTCACAGGTGACTTTGCCATACTCGGGGAACCATCGAACGCCATCATCGAAGGGGGCTGCAACGGCACACTCCGCGCTGTCATCACCACCAAAGGAATTGCCGCGCACTCCGCACGATCGTGGATGGGAGACAACGCAATCCACGCAGCAGCTGACATCCTCGTACGCCTCTCCGCCTACGAACCAGCGACGATCACCGTGGACGGGCTCGATTACCGCGAAGGACTCAACGCAACCGGCATCACCGGAGGAATCGCAGGCAATGTGATCCCCGACCTCTGCGAAGTGATGGTGAACTACCGGTACGCCCCATCCCGGAGCCTCGACGAAGCAGAAGCCCACGTACGTAGCGTATTTCACGGCTACGAGGTGCGCATCGTGGACAAAGCACCCGCCGCTCGGCCAGGACTGGACGCACCCATGGCGGCCGACTTCGCTAAAGCCGTCCGCTGCGCTACAGGGCAACAACCAGCCCCCAAATACGGGTGGACAGACGTGGCGCGCTTCGCCGAACTCGGCATCCCCGCTGTGAACTTTGGACCAGGAAACCCTTCGCTAGCCCACCACGACAACGAACACTGTCCAACCAGCGACATCACGGCAGTCTACAACTCACTGAAAGCCTGGCTCAGCGCCCCCAACTCCTAA
- a CDS encoding TIGR00730 family Rossman fold protein produces MTTSYRHLGPGYRKGPILLRGNQIPGETSDKRLLDKSESADWVHQDPWRVLRIQSEFVEGFGALAELGPAISIFGSARTKPDHPDYELAHTCARLVVERGYAVITGGGPGVMEAGNRGAYEADGVSVGLGIELPFEQGMNEYVNLGVNFRYFFARKTMFVKYASGFIVLPGGFGTFDELFEALTLVQTHKITEFPIVLVGKDYWAGLIAWLKDSVAKRGMINPADVDLFHVVDTAEEAVQIVADHADSVHAAALESFSDSDEEPVEG; encoded by the coding sequence ATGACGACGTCCTACCGCCACCTTGGCCCGGGCTACCGCAAAGGCCCCATCCTGCTCCGTGGTAACCAAATTCCCGGTGAAACCTCCGACAAGCGCCTCCTTGACAAGTCAGAATCCGCTGACTGGGTTCACCAAGACCCCTGGCGTGTGCTGCGCATTCAAAGTGAGTTCGTCGAAGGGTTTGGTGCCCTGGCTGAACTAGGCCCAGCCATTTCGATCTTTGGCTCAGCACGGACAAAACCTGATCACCCAGACTATGAGCTTGCCCACACCTGCGCTCGCCTCGTTGTGGAACGGGGCTACGCGGTGATCACCGGTGGTGGACCAGGCGTCATGGAAGCGGGAAACCGAGGGGCCTATGAAGCAGACGGCGTGTCCGTAGGGCTCGGTATTGAACTTCCGTTCGAGCAAGGGATGAACGAGTACGTCAACCTTGGAGTCAACTTCCGTTACTTCTTTGCCCGCAAAACCATGTTTGTGAAGTACGCCTCTGGGTTTATCGTTCTGCCCGGTGGCTTCGGTACCTTCGATGAACTTTTCGAAGCACTGACCCTGGTACAAACGCATAAAATCACCGAATTCCCCATCGTTCTCGTGGGTAAAGACTACTGGGCGGGGCTGATCGCCTGGTTGAAAGACTCCGTGGCTAAGCGCGGCATGATTAACCCCGCCGACGTCGACCTTTTCCACGTCGTTGACACTGCTGAAGAAGCAGTGCAGATCGTGGCCGACCACGCCGACTCAGTGCACGCAGCAGCCCTGGAATCCTTCAGCGACAGTGACGAGGAACCCGTTGAAGGATAA
- the folP gene encoding dihydropteroate synthase, giving the protein MAIVNRTTDSFWSGARQWDIDVALRAVEDAVTHGADIVDIGGVRAGVGPPISVDEEIGRVVPFIHQVCQLFPDTAFSVDTYRAPVAQAAAQAGVHIINDTWAGHDPNLVTVAATYHLGLVCSHTGGLLPRTDPYRVAYPRRIDQATAAGPDNGDPRDGVLDDVLATVLATANRAEQAGVPPESLLIDPTHDFGKNTWHSLHLVRATQQLVATGYPVLMALSRKDFVGETLGLGPDERLEGTLAATAVAAWNGAKVFRAHDVKETRRVLDMVAALRGDILPQRVTRATN; this is encoded by the coding sequence ATGGCAATTGTGAACAGAACCACCGATTCCTTTTGGTCTGGCGCACGCCAATGGGACATTGATGTGGCACTGCGGGCGGTGGAGGATGCTGTCACCCATGGAGCTGACATTGTGGACATCGGTGGCGTTCGCGCAGGTGTGGGCCCACCCATCAGTGTGGACGAGGAAATCGGCCGTGTTGTTCCCTTCATACACCAGGTGTGTCAGCTATTTCCTGACACGGCGTTTTCCGTGGATACCTACCGTGCCCCTGTCGCCCAGGCCGCCGCACAGGCCGGCGTTCACATCATTAATGACACCTGGGCTGGGCACGACCCCAACCTTGTGACTGTTGCTGCCACATATCACCTTGGCCTTGTGTGTTCCCACACCGGTGGATTGCTTCCCCGAACTGACCCCTATCGAGTCGCTTACCCACGTCGGATCGACCAGGCCACCGCCGCAGGGCCAGACAACGGCGATCCACGTGATGGCGTCCTCGACGATGTCCTGGCAACCGTCCTCGCCACAGCGAACCGTGCAGAACAAGCAGGAGTGCCGCCCGAATCTCTTCTGATCGACCCGACCCACGACTTCGGGAAAAATACGTGGCACTCACTTCATCTTGTCCGGGCAACACAACAACTCGTCGCCACCGGCTATCCCGTTCTGATGGCGCTGTCGCGAAAAGACTTTGTCGGTGAAACACTCGGCCTCGGCCCTGACGAACGCCTCGAGGGTACCTTGGCGGCAACTGCTGTGGCTGCCTGGAACGGCGCCAAGGTCTTTCGGGCGCATGACGTCAAAGAAACGAGGCGAGTCCTGGATATGGTGGCGGCATTACGAGGAGATATCCTCCCCCAGCGTGTGACAAGGGCCACAAACTAG
- a CDS encoding DUF3117 domain-containing protein — MAAMKPRTGDGPMEVVREGRGIIMRVPLEGGGRLVVELNQAEANELGTAIQAVMD; from the coding sequence ATGGCCGCGATGAAGCCCCGAACAGGTGATGGACCCATGGAAGTCGTACGAGAGGGTCGCGGCATCATCATGCGAGTCCCACTCGAAGGCGGCGGACGACTCGTCGTCGAACTCAACCAAGCCGAAGCCAACGAACTCGGCACCGCCATTCAAGCAGTCATGGATTAA
- a CDS encoding leucyl aminopeptidase family protein encodes MSPNTDTHHLDTTRGRDLPSIVVHPGTLEDYEILGPDHVDALAVGVGAPVDDDDELQPRAGVVHVSARYRINLSELAERARFRGAAGTTHIIDLPRVHTGSTTELPWDGLPLRIILVGVGHSEANDMAKAGAALGQATRGLHRVVTTVAATGNPNDARAFARGYLLAAPRPWSAKSRTQPGPADELVLLVPDHDVTETTEQLPAARTSAWATWFARDLTATSSNIKTPKWFADQLVTQAKNYDTVTVTVRDHTWLDKKKYGALLAVGQGSQHPPLLVEVTHTPQAKTRQHVAIVGKGITFDTGGISLKRPRETMIPMKTDMAGAASAAAAVFAAAQNNHPTKVTAILALAENHIGARSYRPGDILRTHRGTTIEITNTDAEGRLVLADALEHAVHTVKADLVIDIATLTGAASMGLGRDHGALYTVDPILAERMKAAGEAVGEPVWHMPLVTDYADDLQSDVADVANTSRTPGGGSITAALFLQRFVPQVPWIHLDIAGPARSDKARIDAPQGATGYGARLLTEFLHRHATSSSTQL; translated from the coding sequence GTGAGCCCCAACACTGATACCCACCACCTCGACACAACACGTGGGCGGGACCTCCCCTCCATCGTGGTCCACCCAGGAACACTCGAAGACTACGAAATCCTTGGACCCGACCATGTCGATGCACTCGCTGTAGGTGTCGGGGCTCCAGTTGACGACGACGACGAACTTCAACCGCGGGCAGGAGTGGTTCACGTTTCCGCTCGCTACCGAATCAACCTCTCCGAGCTTGCAGAACGTGCCCGTTTTCGGGGAGCCGCCGGGACAACTCACATCATTGACCTGCCACGGGTCCACACAGGATCAACCACTGAACTGCCCTGGGACGGCCTGCCACTACGGATCATCCTCGTGGGCGTAGGGCACTCAGAAGCCAACGATATGGCCAAAGCGGGCGCTGCCCTCGGTCAAGCAACACGCGGGCTTCACCGAGTTGTCACCACAGTGGCAGCCACCGGCAACCCCAACGATGCGCGTGCCTTTGCCCGCGGCTACCTCCTTGCCGCGCCCCGCCCCTGGTCAGCCAAGTCACGCACACAACCAGGTCCCGCCGACGAACTCGTCCTTCTTGTTCCCGACCACGATGTCACCGAAACCACTGAGCAACTCCCCGCAGCACGCACCTCAGCATGGGCCACCTGGTTCGCACGCGACCTCACCGCGACCTCGTCGAACATCAAAACACCCAAATGGTTCGCCGACCAACTGGTGACACAAGCGAAAAACTACGACACCGTGACAGTCACAGTTCGTGACCACACCTGGTTGGACAAGAAAAAATACGGTGCACTGCTCGCAGTTGGCCAAGGTTCCCAACACCCACCGCTCCTGGTCGAGGTTACACACACCCCACAAGCCAAGACTCGCCAGCACGTTGCTATCGTCGGGAAAGGCATCACCTTTGACACCGGTGGAATTTCGCTGAAACGGCCACGCGAAACAATGATCCCCATGAAAACGGACATGGCTGGGGCCGCCAGTGCTGCAGCAGCGGTCTTCGCCGCCGCCCAAAACAACCACCCCACAAAAGTCACCGCGATCCTGGCGCTTGCTGAAAATCACATCGGTGCGCGATCCTACCGTCCCGGTGACATTCTCCGCACCCACCGTGGCACCACCATCGAAATCACCAACACAGACGCAGAAGGTCGTCTTGTCCTTGCAGACGCACTCGAACACGCCGTTCACACCGTGAAGGCTGATCTTGTCATCGACATCGCAACCCTCACAGGGGCCGCGTCCATGGGATTGGGACGTGACCACGGAGCTCTTTACACGGTGGACCCGATCCTTGCAGAACGCATGAAAGCAGCAGGTGAAGCAGTAGGAGAACCGGTCTGGCACATGCCTCTCGTGACCGACTACGCCGATGACCTCCAGTCTGATGTCGCCGATGTCGCCAACACCTCGCGCACCCCCGGGGGTGGGTCCATTACCGCAGCGCTCTTCCTTCAACGATTCGTGCCCCAGGTGCCATGGATTCACCTTGACATCGCAGGACCCGCCAGAAGCGACAAAGCTCGAATTGACGCCCCGCAAGGGGCAACCGGGTATGGGGCTCGGCTCCTGACAGAGTTCCTCCACCGACACGCAACCTCGTCAAGCACACAACTGTGA
- a CDS encoding O-methyltransferase, which produces MSHMAANWAFAEGFIEEPDAIVAARERAHQLGCSTIGPSTGSALRLLAAAAQARTVVEVGSGAGVASLWLLEGMPRDGVLTTIDPDPAHQRAVKQAFSDAGVTTHRTRAITGDPDAVLPRLADGGYDLFVVTSGALQAELLCDEAYRLLRPGGVAVITHAFASGRLSDPANRDEAVVGLRQWYRSLGDSTLWAPSILPMGDGLLCLMKQDV; this is translated from the coding sequence ATGTCGCACATGGCTGCGAACTGGGCGTTCGCGGAGGGGTTCATCGAGGAACCTGACGCAATTGTCGCGGCTCGTGAACGTGCTCACCAATTGGGGTGTTCGACTATCGGTCCATCAACAGGGTCTGCATTGCGGCTTCTTGCTGCTGCCGCTCAGGCTCGCACGGTGGTTGAGGTGGGTTCTGGTGCCGGCGTGGCATCGTTGTGGTTACTTGAAGGGATGCCTCGTGACGGGGTGTTAACAACGATTGATCCTGACCCTGCTCATCAGCGTGCGGTGAAACAAGCATTCTCAGACGCAGGGGTGACCACGCATCGTACGCGAGCAATTACGGGTGATCCTGATGCGGTCCTCCCCCGCCTCGCCGATGGCGGCTATGACCTCTTTGTGGTGACTTCTGGCGCACTCCAGGCGGAACTTCTCTGCGATGAGGCATACCGGCTGTTACGCCCCGGGGGCGTCGCGGTGATCACTCATGCTTTTGCTTCGGGTCGTCTGTCTGACCCTGCGAACCGTGATGAGGCAGTTGTTGGCCTTCGCCAGTGGTATCGATCGTTGGGTGATTCCACGTTGTGGGCACCGTCTATCTTGCCGATGGGTGACGGGCTGTTGTGTTTGATGAAACAGGACGTGTAG
- the sigE gene encoding RNA polymerase sigma factor SigE, with amino-acid sequence MEPQPWEEIVRNHSARVYRLAYRLTGNQQDAEDLTQDVFVRVFRSLDTYEPGSFEGWLHRITTNLFLDSVRRQRRIRMDHMGDEDYAVIDHNTQALPERVYEHNNLDVDIQRALSSLSPDYRAAVVLCDIEGLSYEEIATTLGVKLGTVRSRIHRARTQLRRELEHRTVPTPAEVTQ; translated from the coding sequence ATGGAGCCACAGCCCTGGGAAGAGATCGTCCGCAACCACTCTGCACGCGTGTACCGGCTCGCGTACCGTCTCACCGGGAACCAACAAGACGCTGAAGACCTCACCCAAGATGTTTTCGTCCGTGTCTTCCGTTCACTTGACACCTACGAACCAGGTTCTTTCGAAGGGTGGCTCCACCGCATCACCACCAACCTCTTCCTCGACTCTGTGCGTCGTCAACGCCGCATCCGCATGGACCATATGGGAGACGAAGACTACGCTGTCATCGATCACAACACCCAAGCTCTGCCAGAGCGTGTCTACGAACACAACAACCTTGACGTTGATATTCAACGAGCACTCAGTTCTTTGTCGCCTGATTACCGTGCCGCAGTCGTCTTGTGCGACATTGAAGGGCTATCCTACGAAGAAATCGCCACGACTCTCGGTGTAAAACTTGGAACTGTGCGCTCCCGCATTCACCGGGCACGTACGCAACTGCGCCGAGAACTTGAGCACCGAACTGTCCCCACACCCGCGGAGGTGACGCAGTGA
- a CDS encoding anti-sigma factor family protein, with protein MSPHLGPSISAFIDDQLTPHERDGALNHIASCSLCASLVREERIARGLLHQCTDPTPSDGLMAGLLQLAPCESTNPTDAPSRRKPDPFVPCTALSTHAWSGTVRSPSRAWFTIAGSILALGVLSPIVMWSMDESQLVTPLTDQRAVHDHINELVDDPNFAPIAELSEPSRALEPDQVSQWAQSAGWIAPMITQSDSTVTIDRVGFSSTAPTHLEIVLRAGDTRALIRQTRGTLDRGALGDAKHVMVNGVPRTMMSTDPIHVVWQSDSTVFELIAPRDTATAMDMVALFPASEPHQGLSSVVTALSDFVGGAR; from the coding sequence GTGAGTCCACACTTGGGGCCGTCGATCTCTGCGTTCATCGACGATCAACTCACCCCACACGAGAGAGATGGGGCACTGAACCACATTGCGTCCTGCTCATTGTGTGCCAGTCTTGTGCGCGAGGAACGCATCGCGCGTGGATTACTGCACCAGTGCACTGATCCGACTCCTTCTGACGGATTGATGGCAGGGCTTTTGCAACTTGCTCCTTGCGAATCAACAAACCCTACAGACGCACCCAGCCGCCGAAAACCAGATCCATTTGTGCCCTGCACAGCCCTGAGCACACATGCGTGGTCGGGCACAGTGCGCTCACCGTCACGTGCCTGGTTCACTATCGCCGGGTCGATCCTTGCACTCGGAGTGCTCTCGCCCATTGTGATGTGGTCAATGGATGAATCACAGCTTGTAACACCACTGACCGACCAGCGTGCAGTTCACGACCACATCAACGAACTCGTCGATGACCCAAACTTTGCCCCTATCGCCGAACTCAGCGAGCCATCGCGAGCATTGGAACCAGATCAAGTGAGCCAATGGGCTCAATCAGCGGGCTGGATTGCTCCGATGATCACCCAGTCAGACTCCACCGTCACCATCGACCGTGTGGGGTTTTCTTCGACCGCCCCCACGCATTTAGAAATCGTCTTAAGAGCAGGTGACACCCGCGCACTGATTAGGCAAACCCGTGGCACGCTCGATCGTGGGGCTCTGGGGGACGCGAAACACGTCATGGTTAATGGGGTCCCGCGAACCATGATGTCCACAGACCCCATTCACGTTGTTTGGCAAAGTGACTCGACGGTGTTTGAATTGATCGCGCCGCGCGACACAGCGACCGCGATGGACATGGTTGCGCTATTTCCCGCTTCTGAACCGCACCAAGGGTTGTCCTCAGTGGTGACGGCACTTTCTGACTTCGTAGGAGGAGCACGATGA